The genomic DNA GTGGCTATCTATTTTCATGCAAGTCAAATATTTTATCCATTAACATCCATTTTTCACCATCTTTTGCCCAAGGCAACGCTTTTTGATATTTCCACATCAGTTCTTCCCATTTCTGAACCACCGGATTATTTGCATCCATCTCTCCTTTTCTTTCAAAAGAAAAAGTTTCATTGGCTTCAATAATCATAAACATTCTGTTACCAACACAATAAATATCAAGATTTTCAATCCCTGAACTGGTAATACTTTCTGTAATTTCAGGCCAAATCTTTTCATGATATTTCTTGTATTCGGCCATTAATCCCGGATCTTCATTCAAATCTAATGCAAGACAATATTTTTGAGTTACCATATTATTTTATTTAAAATCTCAGGTTAAAAACCTAAAACTATTGATTAATCAATTAAAAAAATATTTCAAATTAAAGATTGATATGAATCTACTAATCTCTTTTCATTTTCTGTTTTTGTACAATACCTTATTTTTAAGAACACAGTACCGCTGAACTTTAACAAAAACAAGCATATTTACTAAATCGTTTTATGTTTTCGAACACATTATTTTGCTACAATCTTAAAAAAATAAAATTATTGCATTATTAAGTTTTATTTTAGTTCAAAATTATCATTAATTAAGCATTTATTATCTTTATAATTAATTTCATAAAAAACAACCAAATATGTAATTATTTTAGGGTTAATTTATTTAATCGTAAATAATGAACTCAATTTACAAAATAAAGACTTAAAGGAGTTATTAGTAATTTCTAAAAAAATAAAAAAGATTCAATAAAAAAAGCTCCAAATCAAAGCTTATATACTATTCCTTAATTAATAGTATGTCAATCAAAAGTTGAAATATGCCGTTAGGCACTAAATATTGGTAGTTCTAATAGATTCGAGATTCGTTGGCGTGCCGTAGGTACGCAACAAAATGATTACAGTTGCGTACCTACGGCACGCTAAATTTATTCTAATTCTTGTTTTCTACCAATCTTTAGCGCCTAACGACACAAATTGTAGACTTTCAATTCTTGATTGGTATATATTATTAATTTATAAAAAAGGAATATAAAATTACACTAAGGCTTTTTTTCTATATTCCTTGGGAGTTGTTCCCATTAATTTTTTGAACAGCTTATTGAAGTTTGAAGCTGTTTTATAACCACATTCATAGGCAATTTCAGAAATACCTAAATCAGTTTCGATAAGATACTTGC from uncultured Flavobacterium sp. includes the following:
- a CDS encoding L-rhamnose mutarotase, yielding MVTQKYCLALDLNEDPGLMAEYKKYHEKIWPEITESITSSGIENLDIYCVGNRMFMIIEANETFSFERKGEMDANNPVVQKWEELMWKYQKALPWAKDGEKWMLMDKIFDLHENR